One genomic segment of Aminivibrio sp. includes these proteins:
- the trmB gene encoding tRNA (guanosine(46)-N7)-methyltransferase TrmB has protein sequence MVSDMNRVVVLPEKEDLPLEMDRGMTGSDVFLEIGFGNGEFLENLAGENRHGVFWGVEMSKACLMRAYRRIEKKGLHNVFLICGDARFILKECVPSCSLEGVFMNFPCPWPKKKHSKRRVSSGEFSAEIARVLRPGGFFELVTDEEWYGKEVRDVLSSHPLLSLFAWEVNPPRSIRTKYERKWLEMGKKIYLSRFLKQDGKCERKSGFLGRAEEVHVRVMGKYDLDSFLGSLYGTEGDVPDGRWVFRKQYAAEDGVRLIEVVAADGAFEQKFFLQAVQREEDVLIKVSPYSAPFLTPAVRGAIENLAEKLGVRAEAESLHRQV, from the coding sequence TTCTGGAGATCGGATTCGGCAACGGAGAATTTCTCGAGAACCTCGCCGGAGAAAACAGGCACGGGGTTTTCTGGGGAGTGGAAATGTCGAAAGCCTGCCTGATGAGAGCCTACAGAAGAATTGAAAAAAAAGGGCTCCATAATGTTTTCCTTATTTGCGGGGATGCCAGGTTTATATTGAAAGAATGCGTCCCTTCCTGTTCTCTTGAGGGGGTTTTTATGAATTTCCCCTGCCCGTGGCCGAAAAAAAAACATTCGAAGCGACGGGTGTCAAGCGGTGAATTTTCGGCGGAAATCGCTAGAGTCCTGAGGCCCGGAGGTTTTTTCGAACTGGTCACCGATGAGGAATGGTACGGGAAGGAAGTTCGGGACGTTCTCTCATCCCATCCTTTGCTTTCCCTCTTTGCATGGGAGGTTAATCCTCCTCGAAGTATCAGGACGAAATATGAAAGAAAATGGCTCGAAATGGGGAAAAAAATATATCTTTCACGATTTTTGAAACAGGACGGGAAGTGCGAAAGAAAATCCGGTTTCCTTGGGAGGGCTGAAGAAGTGCATGTTCGGGTAATGGGAAAATATGATCTGGATTCTTTCCTCGGCAGTCTTTATGGCACGGAAGGCGACGTGCCGGATGGGCGCTGGGTCTTCAGGAAACAGTACGCTGCCGAAGACGGAGTCCGCCTGATTGAGGTGGTCGCCGCTGACGGAGCCTTTGAACAGAAGTTTTTTCTCCAGGCGGTCCAGCGGGAGGAAGACGTGCTGATCAAAGTATCACCCTATTCCGCTCCCTTTCTGACCCCTGCGGTAAGGGGCGCTATAGAAAATCTCGCTGAAAAACTTGGAGTGCGCGCGGAAGCAGAGTCTCTCCACAGACAGGTCTGA